A segment of the Ammospiza nelsoni isolate bAmmNel1 chromosome 9, bAmmNel1.pri, whole genome shotgun sequence genome:
TACACAGAGACATCCTTCACAGGAAACTCCTGGTTCCCTCTCCACAGCCACTTATTCAACCAGGGTTACTACAGATAACAGGGCAGTTTAAGtggaaataatttaataaaaaaagcatTGTAGGTGTGTGACATTTAGTTCAACAGTAACAGAAGGATGTGCCCTTTTGTGGACAGAATTATGGACAGGATTAGTGCCTCCATCCTAACAACACTTCAATCTTctaaaaaacccacagcaatcctcctcaaaataaaacaaacaggatTTTATCTGAAGCACAAAGAGGGAAGAAGCCCTGATTCACACAGGGTAACTCCAACAGCCACCTAGGCTCAAGTCCTCTCCTCAGCTTTCCATAAAGCTTTAAGCTGTGATTTACTGCTGTATTGCACTAGGTGATTTCTTTAGTTATTGTTTTACATTGGGTGTTATTTGGCACTGAACAGTTCACACATTTTGTTCCACACACACCCTCTCCCCTAAGCCCCTGTGGAGGTGGTCTTGTCCTGGGTCAGTCCCTCCCATCACCTCTATCCCATTATTGGTTGTGGCCCCTCTCCTCTGTCCCTAAAATCTCCTGGAAGGAGACCCTCGGGTCTCTTTGGTCTCTTTCCCCCTAGGGACAGAGGCTCCTATCCAGGACTAAAGTGGGGCTCTGGTCCTGAGAGGAAAGCGCTCCTTGAGTCTTTTACTTTTGTCCTTGTaaggctgtgaggggctgagggtcCAAAGCTGGCTGGATCAGACTCGAAGAGCCCTGAGAGCTCAGCCCTTACAATGTACCCTGTGCCCAAGGTGCCCTGGTACCTCACAGCCTGGATCCTCCCAGCCCTCACAATGTACCCTGTGCCCAAACTGCCCTGTACCTCACAGCCTGGATCCTCCCAGCCCTCACAATGTACCCTGTGCCCAAACTGCCCTGGTACCTCACAGCCTGGATCCTCCCAGCCCTTACAATGCACCCTGTACCTCACAGCCTGGATCCTCCCAGCCCTCACAATGTACCCTGTGCCCAAACTGCCCTGTGCCTCACAGCCTGGATCCTCCCAGCCCTCACAATGCACCCTGTACCTCACAGCCTGGATCCTCCCAGACCTTACAATGTaccccctgccctgtgccccctgtccctcacagcctgggctcctcccagccctcacctCTGACTGAGCTCCTCCAGGTAGCGGCTGCTGAGGGACATGTTGACCTCCAGGGCCTTGATGCGGTTGTTGAGGCGCATGAAGACGGATTCTTTCTGGTTGGATCCATGAACCAGGTTGCCGTTGGTGTAGCCCAGCTCTGTGGAGTTCTGCAGCTCAGCATAGAAATCTGTGGCTGTTCTCTGGGGCCCCCCTGAGACCGGGagtgccagcagagcctcctCAGCCGCCTGCTCGTCCTCCTTTGTCTCAGCAGGCACGGGAGGCTCagcaggaggcacagcaggTTTCTGCACTTCTGGGGTGCTCTCCTTCCCTTCCACAGCATCACTGGCTACCACATCCACTGTGCTTTCAGGCTGCACAAGAGTCTCTGTAGGCTTTGGAATCACAGGGGTAGCAACAGGCTCTCTTGTGCTCATGTCCTTTACCTCAATGGCCACAGTGGGTTTGGGGCTTTCTTCCACAGCTGAGCTCTCAgccttttccatttcagtgctgagctctgggacATCCACCTGGGGAGTCACCCTTGGTGCCACCTGGCCTGAGTCTTCTTTAGGAGGCTCCAGCACCATGTCTGTTGTGGGGGATGGCTTCACTTCAGAAGTAACTTCCAGCAGGAGGGACTGGGAGACAGTTTGAGGATGGCTTGGCTCCAGCTCAATGGTCTCTGTGGTCTCATTGCTGATCTCCTCGTGGACTGCACTGAAGTCAACTCCAACAGCAGACCCAGGGGGTTTCTCAGCTTTGCTGTCCACTTGCtcaggcagaggctgctgtgctgctgtgtgggcagactcaggcagagctggctgtggctgctgcacacCCACAGGGTCAGGAGGCCTGTCCTCCCCTCCAGGCTCACTGTGCTGCCGCTGCATGGCTGCTGCCACCGAGCAGCACCTCAGCAGGTACTCGGAGAGGGTGGAGATGCAGCACACTGCTGCCATGTCACTGCAGTACCTCTCTGTCTCCAGCTCAAACCacgctgctgcctcctcctcctgctcatcACTGGACAGCAAAGTTACTGTGGACTGGCTTGTATCTTCCTCATACTCCTGCACTAGCTGAACAATTGGGCTTTCTTTAGTCAAATCCACCATTATTTGCTCTTTCTCTAGCTGTGGAATATCTGTAGTAACAAGTCTGCAACAGAGTTAAAAAGACAAGGTGTTAATTCAACAGTTTTACATCTCTGCTCTAGAAGAATGTGAAAATAAGTCTTTTAGAAAACTAGCAAGGCTTAGTCCAGTGACCAAAGGCCAGTTTTGGAACAGAAATTCTGCAAGGTAATATTTTCTCTAGTGATTTTCAGTCCCAATAGGcaaacaaattatttcaaatcCTGCCTCTTAAACAGCAAGCCTTCTCAATTAGATattgtctcttccctcacccctGAAAAAAGTCACCAGTTCAAATCCTCTTTTTTCCACAGCAAGCCTCTTACTCTGCTGACGCAATCCTCAAATGCAAGAATCACAACATGCCCCCTGACCTTCCTGAGTCTTCACAGCAAGTGATAGAAAACTGCAAAGCCACTAAGAACAGCAGCACAAGTCATGTCTTAATATTTAAGAGGCAAGGTCTTGGCCTTAAGCAGCTTTATTATCAGCAGTGTAATTACTGAAAAACAACAGACTCTATACAGAACTTCTCAAGCTCACTCTGAACAATTGCTTACAGGTTTCATTAAGGGAAGTCTACCCAAGTACAAGCTTCTAAACCAGAAGTTTGTCACTACAATTTAACTGAATTGTATGCAAATACAATTTACATTCCTCATCAGTCTCCCTTGCAGGAGACCACAAAGCCTGCACCAATATAAAACCAGCTTCTGtgtcaaaacaaaacacaccctAATGGAAATAGCTATAATAGACAGCAACAAAAGCACTAAATGTCTCTGGTTAGTGCCATTATCACAGTACAGATTTTACCAAATACTTATTTTGTCCCTTGTTTAAGTCTGCATGCCATACCTGAGCATCCTACCACCAAGCATTGCAGACTGGCCCATGTTTGTCTCTGCTGGGAGCACATTACAAACACCCCAAGAGCAATCACTTACTCTGGTGAGGGAACAGGTGTTGGCTCAGGCAGTCTTGGTGCAGCTGTTGAAGTTGCAGGGGTGGCAGTGACATTTTCAGACACACTTttgttcccagctgcaggaaggaggaaaatgtCAGTGTGGAAACTCAAGAACCATCTTTGTTTTCAACAAATTCTGAGGTCTGGGTTTATtattggtgggtttttttatgatTAACTGTGCTACCAAATTAACTGCAGATGTCACCCAAAGTTATCTGAATGAAATGCTACTGACAGTTTTTGAGTATGGTGTTGTGGACAGTCCCAAAATACTTcagagaaagaagcagcaagtTAGGACTCTACAACTCCAGCTGAGTAACACAGAAAGTAAAGATCTCCAATAAAGCTGGAAAAGCACATGTGTCATCTTTGTATGGGTTTTCTTCTCAGCAAATTCAACATCTTCATTCCACTTTTCACAGCCACTAGGTTCTATGACACTAATCAGATGTGTCACAAAAGGTGAAAAAAGTCATTTAAATCATCACAGAACATCCAActcctcacaaaaaaaaaaaaaaaaaaaaacttaataaAGAAATGCAAAGTTTCCACAATGCTTTTCATCTGAAAAACTACAGTACCTTCAGTTTCAGATGACTCCTCAGTTTTGGCTCCAAGCATATTGGCAGCAATGTTCACCATACTCAGGATAGCATCTAAAAGAGACAACAACTCCTCAACAAGGGCACTCTCAGCAGCACAAGAAATTTGCTATTTTACAATACTTGCTTAAAATGAATCACAGTGTAAGGACATAATATCTGGTCATTCCATTACACTGGAGGCAGCTGTTTCTTTTAAAGGTAAATGTATAAGTTAGAAACCTGTATTTGAAAACCTGCACCATAACACCCACAGATCTGGCTTACACgtatatttattttaaggagCTGTTAAGTAGGACAGTTCCTCTCCCCTCTGAATTCACAGAAGTAAATTCCAAGAGGTGCTGCTCTACATCAGCACAGGAATTAAATACAACTCCTCTTTGGCTTGATATTGACAACAAACATAATGGCCAGGATTATTTAGAAGCTGAGGAACAGGTAAAGAGCACTATATTGTAAAATCACATAAGCTGGGTGGATTTTGCCCATTTCTCCCCCACCCACCAACATATGGCAGCGTGTGTCACATGGCCAAGGTCCTCATGTTAGAGAGGCATTTTAGCAGCAATGACAAATCCCTTGGGCTCCAGGAAGTTCTGTTCAAAACTTTGGTTCTGCCtttcctccaggaaaggaagctgcagaagctgctgccaGAAGCTCCATTCCTGATTTATGTTAATTTATCTGGGTTTGTATAATGAGAAAAGTCACAACAGTCAAAAGATGCTGAACTTCAGCTGTGGATGGTTTctaacaaaaataagaaaacgAAGGAGAATACAGAGTTGGTATAGAAGCTTTAAAATGTGAGAAAATGGCAGGAGAGAGAGCAAGACTGCAGAATGCTTCTTGTGAGATTAAATGTCTGAGAaccctccacctcctcctcagAGGTCCCTCTTTTCTCACTCTACATTTAAGATGCACATTTGTCTACATGCatataaaaaaatcccaccaaaaaaCAATACCCACAAACTCTACTCCTTCCAAAAGAGGAGCACTGACCACCCTGACAGAGAGGAAGCTCTCAGTATCAAAACCCCCCAGCCAGAACTAAATACAGGTCACTGCAACATTTCAGTGCACTAGAGAGACAGCTGAGCACCATCAGCAACAGGTGCTTCAAATCTTTTCATCTTAGCTTCAGCAgactaaaaaattaaatggaaagtCACTGCCTTTTCCAGACAGTGAATATAAACTTGTAATACTGCCCTTGCAGACAGATCATGTGAATGAATATGCATCACCAAGACAGCAAGTTTAGAAGTCACAAAGAAGAGATAAGCAGTGTCAGGGAAGAATTTACTGCTTTATCTCATCTGTGAGAGGCACACATGTAGAAATAAACTGCCTTTTCCACTATCTATTTGCCTTTTGAAAACTCTTCTAAGCTGTGAATATTCCTAGCCATGACCTTattctcaggagaaaataatGTTCTAGGAAAAAACATGAAAGATTTCTGTGGCTCTGATCCACTAGAGGATGACAGCAAAGGCTGACCCCAAACAGCATTAACTGAGTGCAGATCTACACTGGAATAACAAATCCTCATTAGCTGGGACAGAAGGAAGAGTGCAAGAGCTCCTTAGGAAATGGTGTGTGGAGGTGAAACCATCCTGAATAATTCAGCAGTGAAGACTACCATTAAAATTGAATATTCCAGGATTCTCATGAAAACTAACCCTACACATGGAGGTTTTCCAATGGGAAAAGTGAGAGGAGTCAAGAACCTTTAGTTCTCTCAAAAAAATACACAGCCCTTATGAAGAACATGAATTACAGTATTTACATAAAGCCTTCTCAGAAATTGTAGTATTCTCCATCCTTCTCTGCCCCTAAAGTTGTgcaaagtaaatatttatattgcCTCCTGTAGGTTAATTAAACACAGATTTTCAACTTCCAAATAATTACAGTTCTACAGCACTTTAGTACTGGCCATTTACAGCCCTGTGCAACATTTACATGATCTTCAGTATTCAGAATCCCTAAGTACAAAAAAGTTTCCACAAAATAGATATCTTTACAAactgaaaaattcatttttagaaCACTAAGAACAATCCCCCAACTCCAAATTTAATTATTCCTATGAAACTAAAGAAGAATTACAAATTGCTTCAGCAGAATATAGAAGTTGTAGATGTTGCACAACAAATTGTCATTCCACTTTCAATTAGCACATCTTGTTTTAAGCACAGGAATAACTTTTTCTAATAAATCATACTCACTTGTAGCAGAACCAAGAAGattttttgaagatttttcttcccctgtgTTATAATCCAACAGATAATCTATGTATAAAGAAGAACAATCTGTGACTATTAGAATTTCATCTGTCATGGGCAAAGAATATGAACCTCAAGATTTAACATGACATTTAATGATGTCA
Coding sequences within it:
- the SUCO gene encoding SUN domain-containing ossification factor isoform X2, whose protein sequence is MVNIAANMLGAKTEESSETEAGNKSVSENVTATPATSTAAPRLPEPTPVPSPELVTTDIPQLEKEQIMVDLTKESPIVQLVQEYEEDTSQSTVTLLSSDEQEEEAAAWFELETERYCSDMAAVCCISTLSEYLLRCCSVAAAMQRQHSEPGGEDRPPDPVGVQQPQPALPESAHTAAQQPLPEQVDSKAEKPPGSAVGVDFSAVHEEISNETTETIELEPSHPQTVSQSLLLEVTSEVKPSPTTDMVLEPPKEDSGQVAPRVTPQVDVPELSTEMEKAESSAVEESPKPTVAIEVKDMSTREPVATPVIPKPTETLVQPESTVDVVASDAVEGKESTPEVQKPAVPPAEPPVPAETKEDEQAAEEALLALPVSGGPQRTATDFYAELQNSTELGYTNGNLVHGSNQKESVFMRLNNRIKALEVNMSLSSRYLEELSQRYRKQMEEMQKAFNKTIIKLQNTSRIAEEQDQRQTEAIQLLQAQLTNMTQLASNLSAAVAELKREVSDRQTYLVISLVLCLILGLVLFVQRCRSPSQFCQDYLSKIPKSNHYPSPKRCFSSYDDMNLKRRTSLPLVRSQSFQLAGKEVDPEDLYIVEPLKFSPEKKKKRCKYKSEKPETIKPTTEPLQPIANGDIKGRKPFTNQRDFSNIGEVYHSSYKGPPSEGSSETSSQSDESYFCGISACTSLCNGQTQKTKTEKRAVKRRRSKVSDQGKLIKTLIQTKSGSMPSLHDIIKGNKDITVGTLGVTTVSGHI